One Halovivax ruber XH-70 genomic region harbors:
- a CDS encoding DUF726 domain-containing protein: MTDGDAPVVDLTEPAPTTPAEFWDGDTCCLFVHGWFGRTASDGYAADFERAFDRRGVDVSVVPAQWDAHTVNFWRARRRADAAGRRLADRLRTIRSRASDATLVLLAHSLGARVVLEALVDLAGDLVVDTVALLAPGVDADSVCDGTRYTAGIRESATRVLSYHSRTDRTVCWLYRLLSRSAGLGCRGVDCRDSLAGPPAIFESVDVTDVVSGHEAYVEPGENIRWADRLTADLWECG; encoded by the coding sequence ATGACCGACGGTGACGCTCCCGTGGTGGACCTGACCGAACCCGCCCCGACCACCCCGGCCGAGTTCTGGGACGGTGATACCTGCTGTCTCTTCGTCCACGGCTGGTTCGGGCGGACGGCGAGTGACGGGTACGCCGCCGACTTCGAACGGGCGTTCGACCGCCGCGGCGTCGACGTTTCGGTCGTCCCGGCCCAGTGGGACGCACACACGGTCAACTTCTGGCGGGCGCGCCGGCGGGCGGACGCTGCCGGCCGTCGGCTCGCCGACCGGCTTCGGACGATTCGTTCGCGGGCGTCCGACGCGACTCTCGTCTTGCTCGCCCACTCGCTCGGCGCTCGCGTGGTCCTCGAGGCGCTCGTCGACCTCGCTGGCGACCTCGTCGTCGATACCGTCGCCCTCCTGGCCCCCGGTGTCGACGCCGATTCCGTCTGCGATGGGACCCGGTACACAGCCGGTATCCGCGAGTCGGCCACACGGGTGCTGTCCTACCACTCCAGAACCGACCGGACCGTCTGCTGGCTCTATCGACTCCTCTCGCGCAGTGCCGGCCTCGGGTGTCGCGGAGTCGACTGTCGTGACTCCCTGGCCGGTCCGCCAGCGATCTTCGAGAGCGTAGACGTCACTGACGTCGTCTCCGGGCACGAGGCGTATGTCGAACCCGGTGAAAACATCCGGTGGGCCGATCGACTCACTGCGGACCTCTGGGAGTGCGGCTGA